One Brumimicrobium sp. DNA window includes the following coding sequences:
- the gatA gene encoding Asp-tRNA(Asn)/Glu-tRNA(Gln) amidotransferase subunit GatA: MYKTFAEIKIALQAGKSVEQIVQSYLNVIEQRKDLNAFIEVFTDTAIANAKKIDEKIKEGTAGKLAGMVIGLKDNICYNGHKVSAASKILENFTSIYSATVVERLLAEDAVIIGRLNCDEFAMGGSSETSYYGSVKNPINQEYVAGGSSGGSACAVAANLCTVSLGTDTGGSIRQPASFTGTIGLKPTYGRVSRYGAIAYASSFDQIGPIANSIEDIALITEVIAGKDEYDSTSSSKEVPSYQPIPLNKKLKIAYLTDTIEREGIDTEVKSKIKEIISKLQVEGHTVEGVGFPYLDEMVPTYYVLTTAEASSNLARFDGIHYGYRSPSAEGVEEIYVKTRNEGFGQEVKRRIMAGTFVLSHGFYDAYYSKAQKVRRLIQNKTNEILSNYDIIILPTTPSTAFKLNSIKDPIQMYLQDIYTVQANLAGNPAISLPIGTHNNGMPFGLQVIGKSFEEKILIDASAYLLKFGG, translated from the coding sequence ATGTACAAAACTTTTGCTGAAATAAAAATAGCACTCCAAGCTGGGAAATCGGTAGAGCAAATCGTTCAGAGTTATCTGAATGTGATAGAGCAGCGTAAAGATTTAAATGCTTTTATTGAAGTGTTTACCGATACAGCTATAGCTAATGCTAAAAAAATAGATGAAAAAATCAAAGAAGGAACAGCTGGCAAATTAGCTGGGATGGTGATTGGATTAAAAGACAATATCTGCTATAACGGCCATAAAGTTTCTGCTGCATCCAAAATCTTAGAAAATTTCACATCTATCTATTCAGCTACTGTAGTAGAACGATTATTAGCCGAAGATGCTGTTATTATCGGACGTCTCAATTGTGATGAATTTGCAATGGGAGGTTCCAGCGAAACATCTTACTACGGATCTGTTAAAAATCCGATAAATCAGGAATATGTAGCAGGAGGATCTTCTGGAGGTAGTGCATGTGCAGTTGCTGCTAATTTATGTACTGTTTCATTAGGTACAGATACAGGAGGTTCCATCAGACAACCTGCATCTTTTACTGGAACTATCGGTTTAAAACCAACCTATGGTAGAGTGAGTCGTTATGGAGCCATCGCTTACGCTTCATCTTTTGATCAGATTGGTCCAATTGCTAATTCGATTGAAGATATTGCACTTATTACAGAAGTTATAGCTGGAAAAGATGAATATGATTCTACTTCTTCTAGTAAGGAAGTACCTTCTTATCAACCAATTCCGTTAAACAAAAAGCTTAAAATTGCGTATCTTACAGATACTATAGAACGTGAAGGAATCGATACCGAAGTAAAGTCAAAAATAAAAGAAATTATCAGCAAGTTACAAGTTGAAGGGCATACTGTAGAAGGTGTTGGATTTCCCTATCTCGATGAGATGGTTCCTACCTATTATGTATTGACCACAGCAGAAGCTTCTTCCAACCTAGCCCGATTTGATGGGATTCACTATGGATATAGAAGTCCTTCAGCAGAAGGTGTAGAAGAAATTTATGTGAAAACAAGAAATGAAGGATTCGGGCAAGAAGTCAAACGTAGAATTATGGCTGGTACCTTCGTGCTTTCACATGGCTTCTATGATGCTTACTATTCAAAGGCGCAAAAAGTAAGACGTCTTATTCAAAATAAAACAAATGAAATCTTAAGCAATTACGATATCATTATATTACCTACAACCCCATCTACGGCTTTTAAATTAAATTCTATCAAAGATCCCATACAGATGTATCTACAAGACATCTATACCGTACAAGCAAATTTAGCTGGTAATCCTGCTATTTCCCTTCCTATTGGAACACATAACAACGGAATGCCTTTTGGATTGCAGGTAATTGGCAAATCTTTTGAGGAAAAAATATTAATTGACGCTTCAGCGTATCTCCTGAAATTTGGTGGATGA
- the tatA gene encoding twin-arginine translocase TatA/TatE family subunit, translating to MILGIAGPWQIVLIVVVVLLLFGGKKIPELMKGLGQGVKEFKDATKGEEGKDSKNIENKESNDQ from the coding sequence ATGATTTTAGGAATAGCAGGCCCATGGCAAATAGTTCTGATTGTTGTCGTTGTTTTACTTTTATTTGGAGGAAAGAAAATTCCTGAATTAATGAAAGGTCTTGGACAAGGAGTAAAAGAATTTAAGGATGCCACAAAAGGTGAGGAAGGAAAAGACTCAAAGAATATTGAAAATAAAGAATCTAACGATCAATAA
- a CDS encoding transglutaminase family protein, with the protein MELILESQNLQDYLQEIPPVIQFNNPSIQERIVEIQERSGSKIDQARWAFEIARDEIAHSFDTKDPIVTINAIDVIENKEGICFAKAHLLATLLRGLGIPAGFCYQRVLRNPKDPESGHALHGLNALYLEDYGWFRVDPRGNKPGVNSQFSIEKEQLAYPIRSEFGEIDYPNVFIAPLDTVITSMKNSKTSQELFFNRPEAL; encoded by the coding sequence ATGGAACTTATATTAGAATCTCAAAATTTACAGGACTATTTGCAGGAAATTCCACCTGTTATCCAATTTAACAATCCTTCCATTCAAGAACGAATAGTTGAAATCCAAGAACGTTCTGGTTCAAAAATAGATCAGGCTAGATGGGCTTTTGAAATAGCAAGGGATGAAATTGCACATTCGTTTGATACCAAAGACCCTATAGTTACCATTAATGCTATAGATGTGATAGAAAATAAAGAAGGTATTTGCTTTGCTAAAGCACATTTATTAGCTACATTATTGCGTGGTTTGGGTATTCCTGCTGGCTTCTGCTATCAACGTGTTTTAAGAAATCCTAAAGATCCAGAATCAGGTCATGCCTTACATGGATTAAATGCTCTTTATTTAGAAGATTATGGCTGGTTCAGAGTAGATCCAAGAGGGAATAAACCTGGTGTAAATTCTCAATTCTCTATAGAAAAAGAACAGTTAGCTTACCCAATCCGCTCTGAATTTGGTGAAATAGACTATCCAAATGTATTTATAGCTCCCTTAGATACTGTAATTACATCTATGAAGAATTCTAAAACGAGTCAGGAATTATTTTTTAATAGACCTGAGGCTTTGTAA